The genomic window GGCTGGACCTGCCAGAAACCGGGAGCCAACCCAGGTTGATGGAAAAAAAGATGATGAGTAGTGGACCGAGCCAGAAAACCGGCATGCTGGCGCCGAGAACGGCGAGCCCCCCTGCGGCGAGGTCGGTCCCTGAGCCTGCCTTCCTGGCAGCGAGTATCCCGAGGGGAAGGGCGATTAAAAGGGCGATGGCCAGGGCGGCGAGGGTTAGCTCGGCCGAGGCCCCAATCCGTTCGGCCAGGAGTTCTACGACGGGCCTCTTTTTGTGAAGCGAGGTGCCCATGTCTCCTTGTAGAAGGCCAGTCAAATAATCTCTGTATTGGACGGCGAGGGGCCGGTTGAGTCCCAGGGCTTCTCTAAGCACCTCGCGTTGGGCCGGGCGGGCCGTTTCACCCAGCATCAGGTCCACAGGGTCGCCCGGAATAATGTTCGTCACGGCGAAGACAAGGGTGGCGACCCCCCAGAGTACGGGGACGAGAAGCACGAGCCTCTTTAACAGATAACGACGCATGTCATCGTCCTTTTTCGCTTGGTTCGGCCAGGCGCGCATTTGCCAAGGATATGAGGTCCTCGTTCGGATAAACCCGGTATCCCGAAACCCGGCGGTCAATGGCGGCAACATTTACGCTGTGCCAGAGGTTCACGTATGGAAGCTCTCCAGCGATGAGTCGCTGGGCTTTGGCATAAAGTGTGGCTCTTTCACCGGGCTCCACAAGGGAGCGCGCTTCATCAACTAACGCGTCGACCCGCGAATTTTTATAATGACCACGGTTCAAACCGTTTGGCGGGGTGAATCGACTGTGAAATATATAGCGGTAAATATCAGGGTCCGAGATGCCGACCCAGGTCAGGCTGTACAACTGAAAGTTGCCGCTTCGGATGTCGCCGAAAAATGTTCCCCACTCGTAGGCTCGCACACGCATATGAATTCCCACGCGCCGAAGCTGGTTGCCGATGACGGTGGCGATTCGCCGCCGGAGTTCATTTTGCGAAGTTTTGTAGACAAGGGTGAAGCGCGGGAGGGGGCCTTTCCCGTCGGGATCGGGAAATCCCGCCTCATCAAGAAGCTTTTTGGCGAGCGCAGGGTTGTGGTCGTAGCTGGGCAGCCCTTTGGGGTGGGCCCAATGCTCTTGCGGAAGCAGGCTGTCCGAGAGGGTGGCAAGCCCCTTTAGGATGTGTTTGACGATGGGTTTCCTGTCGATTGCGTGCGCAATGGCTTTGCGCACCTTGAGCCGGGACAGGATGGGGTCGTTCATATTAAAACCCAGGTAGGTGAAATTGGTTCCCTCGCGCTTGAGTATTTTCAGCCTCGGATTGGCCGCGAGCCGGGGGAGGATGTCGGGCGAGAAGGCGTTCTGAATCATGGTGAGGCCGCCGCTTTCAAGCTCAAGGATACGAACGGTTTCCTCGGGCAGTATCCTGAAAATCAGACGATCATATTTTGGTGGACCGGCGAAATATTTATTGTTAGCCGTGAGCTCGATGCGCTCGTCTTGATCAAAGCGCGTGAATCGAAAGGGTCCCGTGCCTACCGGGTTTTCTCCGAATTTTCTCCCGGCGTTTCCGGCGCCTCGGGGCACGATGCCCAGCATGAGAGAATCGGTGAGACCCGCCGAGGGCTCCTTGAGATAGAAAACAACAATGTCCGGCGAAGGGGTTTCTATCCTGTCCAACTCGCGGAGGCCTGCCGCGTGGGGTGAGGCCAGGGCGGGATCTCGAATCGAATCGAAAGTGTATTTGATGTCGGCCGAGGTAAGGAGAGCGCCATCGTGAAAACGAACGTTCGGGCGTATTCGGAAACGATGGATAAGCTGGGTGGGGCGCTCCCAGCTCTCGGCCAATTCGAGCCGGGGTTTGTTGTTCTCGTCTCGGGATATGAGGCGGTTAAAGATGAAGCGTTGAACTTGTCCTGATACGGCATCTTGCGAGAGACGCGGGTCGAGTTGGGTGGGGTTGCTTTCGAGGCCGACGATAATATTGCGGCCCGGTGGCGTGGGGTCGCTTCCGCATCCTGTGAGGAAAACCCCGCTAATCATCAATGCGAGAAGCATTGCAGGGCAGATGAGATGGGCAACTTGGGCGTACAGCTTCTCTGAGCTGGGCACCCGATATGAAGCATTGAGACCGCTCGCAGGCATGATGTTTATTTTCAAAGCATAACCGGCGTCGGGCGAAGTTGATTCGGGGAACTTGTCACAGACGGCCAAATACGTCAATAAAGTGAAATCAGGACCAGTTTACAGCCGCGAGGGCAAGGATTAACATCTCAAAAATTAAGCCGCCGAAATAACTGGAATCGGAGACTTTTCCCCGATGATTGGATATCGCTTTGCATCTGCAGTTTACGGTCAAGGGCTACGTGTTGCTGTCTTTCTTTTCTTTTCCCTTGTCTCAACTCTTCTCGTGCCGCATTTTTCCTCGGCCTCATCCCTGAAGGTTGGCGATAAATCGCCTCAATTCGAGATACAAGGATTTAACTCTGAAAAACTCATTGGCGAGAAGAATTTATTGCTCGTCTTCTATCGGGGCCATTTTTGAAGCTTTTGCCAAAGGCAGCTGGTTCAGCTCCAGGAGTATTTAGAGAAATTCACCCAACTCAACACCGAAGTCATTGCTGTGAGCACGGATGATGAGTTGAAGATCCTCAAATCCTCAAGAGAGCTTGGGGTTCGATTCAGATTGATTTCTGACGTCGAGCGCCGGGTGATCGGGTTGTTCGATGTACTCCATCCCAAACAGAGGATTGCCCGCCCGGCGACTTTTATTATTGATAAGCGGGGGCGCATCCGCTATCGCTATATCGGCAAAGATTATTCCGACCGGCCACCGATAAAAGGTATTATGCAGGTCTTGTCGTGGATGTAGTGGCGGTGCTGTTTTGATCTATTTTTATCGCTCGCAAGGACTTAATTTTCTTATGAATTTTTTTAATCATTCATGCCTCCCCAGGGTGCTTAGTGGTGTTCTGATGCTCGCTCTGGGCGTTTCTTTCATGCCGCCAGATGCTCTTGCGGCCCGCAAGAAGCGAGCTAATAAAGTCCGGATCTCATCGGTTAAAATTTTCAGAGACACCGTTAATCGCGCCATAAAAAGAGAATGCCGAATTACGGGTGAACTTGGTGTGCACATTCGTTCGATTTCTGCGGGCGAAACGCTTTTTTCGCATCGGGCCGAGGAGAAAAGGGTGCCCGCCTCGAATATGAAGTTGATGACGACGGCGGCGGCGCTTGCTTATCTGGGGCCCGACTACACTTTTTCGACCGATGTTTATACGACCGGCACTATTAGAAAGGGTGTTCTCAAGGGCGATTTGTTTCTCAAGGGCTACGGCGATCCCACATTTGTTCAAGAGCGGGTTCGGGAGTTGGCGTATTCGTTGTATCTCAAAGGCGTTCGCCAGGTTTTAGGTGATCTGATTGCGGATGATAGTTTTTTCGATGGGCAGCGGTATGGAAAAGACTGGAAGGTAAACGGATCGGGCAAGGCTTATCTGGCGCCCTACTCGGCACTTTCCGTGAATTTCAGCCTCGTGAACGTGCAGGTTGATCCGGGCTCCGGGCCAGGGGCTCTTGCGCGGGTTCAGCTTATTCCGCCCTCGGATACCATCGGCCTTAAAAATAGCTTGAAAACGGTTTCCCGCCGCAAACGCCCAAGGGTGCGGGTGAGCCGTCGTACGGCAGGCGGTAAAGATTGGATTCATGTCAGCGGGCGAACGCCAGCCAGAAAGCGCACCCGGCGTTATACCATTTCGGTATCCGATCCCACCCGATTTGCCGCCGGGACATTTTCGGCACTTTTGAAAAAAGAGGGTATCCGCTTCAGGGGCAGAATACTCAAGGGCAAAACGCCTCCCGATGCCAAACTCATCGCGAGGCAAAACTCGCGCGTCCTGGGCGAGATAATTCGCGGGCTGAATAAGCACAGCAACAATCTGACGGCCGAGTTGATACTTAAAACTCTCGGAGCGGAAATTTACGGTCTTCCGGGCACCACCGAGAAGGGACTTGTTGCGGTGAAAAAATATCTCCTCCATTTGGGAATTCCCCAGGACGCATTCGATTTTTCAGATGGCTCGGGGCTTAGCCGAAAAAACCGGATAACACCCAGGGCCATAGTCACGCTTCTTTCGAGCGTTTATCACGATTTTCGGATTTTGCCCGAATACCTTGCCTCCTTGGCTGTGGTGGGTGTGGATGGGACGATTCGAAAGCGCCTCCGTCGAAGCCGCGCCTCAAGACGAATTCGCGCAAAGACGGGTCTGCTGGCTGGGATTCATGCGTTGAGCGGGTTTGCGGCCGCCGATAATGGCGAGACACTGGCCTTTTCCATTTTATCGAACCAAAACGGCTGCCGCCCTAAAAGATTGATGAACCGTATTTCTCTTGCCATGACACAGTTGAACCGTCCTGTTCCTAAAAGTTTTCACCATAAGCATAATCCGCCGCGCCAGATGCTCCTTCGTCCCATGCCCAATCCTCTTAAGCGGGATCGCTGGAGGCGAAGTGGTCGGGCGCGCAGTGAAACCCAAGGCGCTATGGGCGGGGCAAAACGTTGAGTACAGCGTTTTTTGATTGATACTTTGGGGTATTCGATTAATGGCCTCTAACGAGCAGCGAGCAGCTAGTTACCGTAACGGCCGGAACGCCTCTGCGGGGCTGCCCGTATTTCCGAATCGATGGACAGTCAAACAAATTGATGAAGGTCTTGCCGCCCGCTTGTCGGAGGCGCTAAGGGTGCCTGCGCTCCTGGGGCGCCTCCTGGCGCTTCGGGGAATTTCCGGGGCCGAGGAAGCCGAAGTTTTTCTAGACGCGCCGCTTACCGCGCTGCACGATCCCTTTTTAATGAAGGGAATGGAGGAGGCCGCAGCTCATCTGGCTCAAGAGGTGATGAAAGGCCACCCGATAGGTATTTATGGCGACTATGACACGGATGGAATTTCCTCGACCACGCTTTTGGTCCTTTTTTTTAGATCGCTCGGAGTAACTACCCCTTACTTTATTCCCCGCCGGATGGAGGAGGGCTACGGCCTTCACCTATCTGGGTTGATGGCGCTCCGGGAGGCCGGGTGCGAGACGATAGTGACTGTGGACACTGGCATCACGGCGGTGGATGTGGCGCGCGAGGCACGTGAAAACGGTATCCATCTCATCATTACAGATCATCATGCCCCGCCCGAGGTTCTTCCCGAGGCCCTTGCCGTTGTTAATCCGCGCCAAGAGGATTGCGCCTATCCTTTTAAAAGTTTGAGTGGTGTGGGTGTCGCCTTTAAAGTTGCCACGGCCGTAAGGCGTCGTCTTCGCGACGAAGGTTTTGAGGGTGAGCTTCCCAATCTCAAACAACACCTCGATCTCGTGGCGCTGGGTACGGTGGCGGACATCGTTCCTCTTGTAGATGAAAATCATATCTTGGTTCGGGGGGGCCTTGAGGTAATTTCCTCGGTTATGAATTCCGGTAGCGCGGCGGTGGAGGCCTACAAAGGTAAGCCGGGTATAAGGGCTCTTGTGGCCGCTGCGGATTTAAAAGCGGAGTCGATTACGGCGGGACACATTGGTTTCGTCCTTGCGCCCCGACTGAATGCGGCCGGAAGAGTGGGGGACCCGCGCCTAGGGGTGGACCTTCTTATGGAAGTCGATTCGGCGCTGGCCAGGCCACGCTCGGAAAAACTAGAGGTGTGGAATCGGCAGCGGCAGGACCTTGAGCGTGAGGCGCACAAAGAGGCCTTGGAGCAAATTGAGGCGATGGGACTTGCCGATGAGCACCAATCTCTTGTCCTGGCGAGCGAGAAATGGCACCCGGGCGTAATCGGAATTGTCGCCTCAAGAATGGTTGAGAAATTTAACAGGCCATCGGTGCTTATCCACCTCGATGGTGAGGTGGGGAAGGGGTCCTGCCGAGGTGTTCCCGGGGTCAATCTGGTTGAGATTTTGGAAAGGTGCTCGGGCTCGCTGATCCAGTTCGGGGGGCACAAGGGTGCGGCGGGTTTGTCGATCAAGCGGGAAAATGTGACTCAATTTCGGGAAGAATTTGAGAATGCCGCCCGTGATGCTCTTGGTGGGGAGCCAGCCAGACCAGAATTGTTGTTGGATGGTGTGGTGGATTTCTCGGAACTTGAGATGCCCCTGGTCGAAATGTTGGAAAGAATGGCGCCCTTTGGGATGGGGAATCCCCAGCCTGTTTTTGCCACCTCGGGTGTGGAGGTGGTGGGTCGCCCTGAAACTGTGGGGAAGGGGAAGCATTTGAAAATGAGAATTCGCCAACGAGGGCAGGTGGTCGATTCCATTGGTTTTGGCCTGGGTGGTTTTCTTGAGGACGAGGCGTTTTTGAAGGGCAAGCTGGATGTTGCTTATAACGCCGGTGTGAATCGGTGGCGCGGAAGCGCGAGGGTGCAGATTCAGATTAAAGCGCTGCGGCCCGCAGGCGGTTAGCCGCGCAACGTGGCGAAAGATTCCCTGTCGTCTGGTTTCATGGAGAACCCCGGAAATTCGGTTTTATCGAGGCGGCGGGTGAGGAGCATGACCTTGATGGCTCCCCCTAGCCCCCCCGGATCGAGAAGGCCCATCGCACGCCGCCGCTCGCTGGCAGCATTACTTCCGCTGCCAGTTGCGTTTTCAAGCACCTCAGTTATTCCTGAGCCTAAGAGAAAATGAGTTTGATCGGTAAATCCGGCCAGCGAGAGCCCCGAGATTTCGGCCGCTCTTAGTATCGATGTGAAATCAACATGGGCCGTTAGATCTGATTCGCCGGGAAGATCAAGCGGATTTTCTATAATGGCATGGTTCCGATAACCCCGGATTGTTCCCTCTCTTCGGGATGGATGATACAGGGCTTTGCTTGAGAATCCATAATCGAAAAGTAAAATTCCACCTTGCCCGATTCGTTTGGCCACGGATTCAATCCAATCGATTGCGGCTGGGCACACTTCTACTGTTTGACCAATTTCGAGTTTGACTCCGAGTTCATGGAACCAATTATTCAGGTACGCCTCGGAAAGCTCGCCGTTGCAAAATGAGAGCCTGCCGCCTTGTTGTTCGACGTAGCGCTCTACAAGGCCTTTTTCTGTTTGTTTTAAAATATGAACAGGAAGGGCATCGAGAAATTCATGGGCGATGATAAGACCCTCGAAATTCTCGGGGAGTGAATTTTTTTCATGAGCGTCAGCTTCCAGCCTAGCGCGGGGGCGGGGGCGTTTACTCTCCAGCCATCTGGCCAGCCGCTCGCCTGCCCGAGATGAGGAGGAGGGGTTTTGCTCAATCAGGGTGTACTCAAGGGCCTGTGCAAAGGCCGGGGCGCCCACGTCTTCTGTCGTTTTGAGTATGTCATGCGCCAGCCACCCCTCGCCGGCCCCATATTCATAGATGTTAAACTGGCCGGGTTTGCCCATGGCGCGCCATATTTCCTCGCTCTGGCGAGATAGAATATGTCCGAAGACAGGGCTTTGGTGAGGGCTGGTCTTGAAATCACCACCCCCCCCCAGGCGCTGGGTGGGCTGGCGGTAGTAGCCGCCTTTGGGGTGATAAAGACACATCTCCATGAACTTTTTGAAGGTGATCGGGCCAGAACCCAGTTCTGATTCAAGCGCCCGTGCAAGAGCGGGGTGAGATGAGATATTCATGGCGGCTATTATAGGCTGGCTTCGGGCGGGGCGCACTATTGAGCCTGGATGTCTTGATTCTGACTCGCTTGCCTTCTATCCTGTGTGTTGCTGTCTAGGGCGGTTGATTTTTGACATTGTCTGTTTTTGAGAGGGATGCCAGATGCTGGTTACCGTTAAATGTTTTGCCTGGGCTCGGGACGTTACGGGCGAGGATGAAATCGAACTTGAGGTGCCTGAAAGCGGCACAGTAAAAGATCTGCGCGCTGCACTTGCCCAAAAATTTCCGCCCTTTTCCGAGAAGATGGAATCTATCGCCGTTTCAGTTAACCAGGAGTTTGCTGGAGATTCCCACGCTGTTGCGGCGGGCGATGAATTGGCTCTTATTCCTCCCATCAGCGGAGGTGTCGCATGATCTGCAAAATTGTCGAGCGTCCTGTTGATATGGATGCGCTCATCAAGGATGTTTCTGCCGATGATATCGGCGGTGTGTGTACGTTTATCGGGCTCGTGCGAAATCACAGCCGCGGCGAGCAGGTTACGCATCTTGAGTATCAGGCCTACCCCGAGATGTCGGAGAAAAAAATGCGCCAGGTGGTTGAGGAAATCACCGAGCGCTATGGGGTGGAACGTGTCGCTATGGAGCACCGCATCGGCACCCTTCAAATCGGTGAGATCGCTGTGGGCATTGCGGCGGCCTCGGCCCATCGGGATGCCTCGTTCAAGGCTTGCCGATATGCGATTGACCGCATAAAGCAGATCGTACCGATCTGGAAAAAAGAATTTGGCGAGGGTGGGGCCGTTTGGGTTGAAGAATGTTCCGTGGATGCCGAAATTTCTTGAATATTCCTAAAATCCCATGCAACACTTTGAAATCACTTCGATAAAAATTATTTGACATATTAGTAAATCTGCGTAACATAGTGTCAAATCCAAGACAGACAGATATTAGCTCAACCGTTTATGACCTTGTGTTCATGGTCTATGCAAAATTTCCTGCCTCGGATGGGAAGTTTTTTGCGATTTATGGGTTTAATGATGTGATCACTTAATTTTGCTTCGCAGGAGTTACCCTTAGGTTCCTACTACACGGATGGGAGGGTTGGATTGATGAAGAGTATTTTAAAGGTAGTAATGGTTGCGGTGTTGACCGTGGTTGTTGCCTGGGCTGGCAATGTTTGGGCAGCTGGTCAGATCACGGTAGGCGTTGCCGTATCGCAAACGGGCCGCTATGCCGAGCCCGCGGGCAGGTTTGTGAATTCTTGGAAAATGTATGTTGATCAACAGAATGCCAAGGGCGGTTGGATTGGTAAGAAGATCAATTTGACCATTCTTGATGATAAGTCGGACAAGCAGCAGAGCATCAAGCTTTTCGAGAAATTGATTACCCATGATAAAGTTAACTTCACCATGGGCCCCTATTCTTCGGGCATCACCGACGCCGTGGCCAATATTATCGAGCGCTACAAGTATCCGACGATGGCGCCGGGCGCCTCCTCGGGTGTTATCTGGCAGAAGGGGCGCAAGTACCTGTTCAACATCATCGCCGTTGCCCAGGACTACCAGAAGGGCGCGCTCCACATTGCCAAAGATATTGGCGTCAAGCGCATCGCTGTTGTTGGTGAGGACAGCCTCTTCCCCCGCCAGACGGCAGAGGGTGTACGCGCCTGGGCGAAGAAGCTTGGCCTGAAAATCGTTCTTGAGGAGAGCTATCCGAGAAAGCAGCAGGACTTCACCGCTCTTCTTACGAAGATCAAGTCCCGCCGCGCCGAGGCCCTGATCTCGAACAGCTACTTCGCCGATGCGACTGCCCAGATTCGCGGTCTCCGCGAGTTGAACATCAATCTCAAGATGTTTGCCGGAACCGTTGGCCCTGCGCTTCCCAAGTTCGCCAAGTCACTCGGAAATACGGCTGAGTATGTCCTCGGGTTCAGCCAGTGGGAGCCCAAGCCTGATATTCTCAAACGGGCCGGCATGAAGGCCTATATCGCCGAGTATGTAAAACGCTATGGCGTGAAGCCCAACTATCATGCTGGCCAGTCCTATGCCTCCTTCCAGGTGCTCGGCGCAGCTATCGCGGCTGCGGGAAGCATCGATCGCGCAAAGGTGTGGAAAACGATGCGCTCGTTCAGCACCAACACGGTCATCGGCCCCTGGAAGGTTGACGGCAATAACCTGAATAGCCATGAAGGCCTGACCTTCCAGATTCTCAAAGGCCAGAGGAAGATCGTTTGGCCCGCGAAGCTGGCGGAGGCGAAATACACGCTTCCCATGCCGAACTGGAAGAGCCGTTAAGCCCTCCAGTTGTATCGGAAGGCTCTGTTGTTTAAGAGGTAGCTGATCCATTAAACGCACAGTGCCGGGGTCGCAGCTGTGGCCCCGGTATTTTGCGAAAAAAACATTGGCTCTAGTGATCTGATTCCTTGCAGAGAGGATTTTTGGGAAGCATGGAAAAGGCTGAACGAAGAAGCGCATACATGTTGGCCGGGTTTTTGGTTATCGCCTACTCCCTGCCTTTTGCCATTGGTATTTATACCGAAAACGTTTTTTTCGACCGCCAGTGGCTGGCCGACCTGGCTACCGTTCTGTTGAACGGGGTGATGCAGGGCGGCGTGTACGCGATGTTTGCCGTCGGATTGACGATGATTTTCGGCGTCATGCGGATTATCAACGTGGCCCATGGCGAGATGGTCATGCTCGGCGCTTATTTAAGCTACGCTGCTTTTTTCTGGTTCGGCTTTGATCCGCTTCTCTCTATGGTTTTTACGCTTCCGATTGCTTTCGGCCTTGGCTGGATGATACAGAAATTTCTCCTCAACGCCGTGGTCGGCGGCCCCGAGCTTACCCCGCTTTTGATGACCTTTGGCCTCGGTCTCGTGATGATCTATGGCGTGGAATGGCAGTTCACCACCGACTACAAGACCATCCCCTATGCCCCCGACGCATTTCAGATCACCGAAAGTATCGTGGTGGGAAAAAGCCGGTTGATTAGTTTCGGGATGGCGCTTGTCATCTCGGTGGGCGTGTTTATGTTTTTAAAAGTGCACCGAATCGGGAAGGCCATTCGGGCCACTTCACAAAACGCCGATGTCGCCATGGTTTGCGGGATCAACATTTCCCAAATCTACATGATTACATCGGGGATTAGCGCGGCGCTCGCGGTTGCCGGGGGCGCGCTGGTCTCGATTCAATTCGGTTTTAATCCCGAAACGGGAATAATCTATACCCTACAGGCATTCGCCATCATCGTTCTCGGCGGGCGCGGGCACTATATCGGCGCCATGATTGGCGGCGTCATGTTGGCCGTCATGGAGAGCATAATTTCCTTCATGCTTCCGAATGGAACGGCGCTGGTTGAAATCGCGGCATACGGCCTGATGATTTTCGTGCTTTTAATTCGTCCCCGGGGCTTGATGGGGCCGAAAACCGATTATTAAGCGGAGATAGATGTGAGCAATAAAGATCATTGGAGAAATCTTGGCATTCTGGGCGGGAGCGTGGTGCTCCTTTTGTTTGTCCCGCCGATATTTTCCATTTATATCCGATCTTTTTTCATGTTCATGATGATGTACGTCGTTCTCTCGTTGAGCTGGAATATCATTAGCGGCTACACGGGCTACATCTCATTTGGTCATGTCGTTTTCTATGGTGTCGGAACCTACACAACGGCCATCCTCGTGGTGGACTACGGCTGGCATTGGATAGGTGGCCTCATAGCCGCCGGGGTGGTCGGGGTTGTCTATGCTATTCTAATCGGGTTTCCCGTCTTAAGGCTCAAGGGCCCTTACTTTGCCATCGCCATGCTCGGTGCCGCCGAGGGTACGCGGGTTATCGCCATCAACTGGGTGAGCCTGACGCATGGCGCAGATGGCATCGCCTATAAAAATATTGAAAATTCGTGGGAAACCTACCACGCCATGCTCGTCTTGATGATCGTCACCATTATTGTTTCCTACTGGGTGGGGCATTCAAGATTCGGCATACGATTAAATGCCATTCGGGAAGATGAAATCGCCGCCGAGTCCCTGGGGGTGAACACCACTTTTTATAAATTGGCTGCGCTGGCCCTCTCCGCATTTTTCGCGGCCATAGCGGGCGGCATCCAGGGTTATAAAACGCTCTATATCGAGCCGGAATCGGAATTTTTTATCCTGGTGACGATTTACATGAAGCTGTTCGCCATGTTCGGAGGCAGGGGGACCGTTGTTGGTCCGATATTGGGTGTTGCGGTGCTTTACTCCGTTCAGGAGTACACCTGGATTCGCTTCCCCACGGCGCACCTCATTACATTCGGTATCTTCATCATTCTCGTAGCGCGTTTCATGCCCCGTGGTCTGATGGGTTTTGCTATTGATCACGGTTGGGCGCGCAAGGGAATGGTTCACTAAGGAAATGGCTGAATAAAATGGCTGAAGCGCAAGAAATCGCTCTTGAGGTAAAGGATCTGAAAAAGCACTTCGGCGGCATCAAGGCCGTCGATGGCTGCAGTTTCGATTTGCCCAAGGGGAAAATATCGGGATTGATTGGACCCAATGGCTCCGGTAAGACGACGACGTTTAACCTGCTGACCGGTGTTCTCGGGGCGGACAGTGGTGAAGTAATTTTTCATGGCGAGAACATCGTTAACCTCAAGCCCTATCAGGTTTTTGGGAGAGGCATCAGCCGGACTTTTCAGATTACGCGTGTATACCGCGAGATGACTGTGCTCGAAAATATGCTTTCGGCCTCAAGTATGAAGGTCTCGGAAAAAGAGGCGCGCGAAAAAGCCGAAATGCTCATGGAGTTTGTCACGCTGACGAAACTTCGAGGCGAGTATGGCGG from Nitrospinaceae bacterium includes these protein-coding regions:
- a CDS encoding ABC transporter substrate-binding protein, which produces MPASGLNASYRVPSSEKLYAQVAHLICPAMLLALMISGVFLTGCGSDPTPPGRNIIVGLESNPTQLDPRLSQDAVSGQVQRFIFNRLISRDENNKPRLELAESWERPTQLIHRFRIRPNVRFHDGALLTSADIKYTFDSIRDPALASPHAAGLRELDRIETPSPDIVVFYLKEPSAGLTDSLMLGIVPRGAGNAGRKFGENPVGTGPFRFTRFDQDERIELTANNKYFAGPPKYDRLIFRILPEETVRILELESGGLTMIQNAFSPDILPRLAANPRLKILKREGTNFTYLGFNMNDPILSRLKVRKAIAHAIDRKPIVKHILKGLATLSDSLLPQEHWAHPKGLPSYDHNPALAKKLLDEAGFPDPDGKGPLPRFTLVYKTSQNELRRRIATVIGNQLRRVGIHMRVRAYEWGTFFGDIRSGNFQLYSLTWVGISDPDIYRYIFHSRFTPPNGLNRGHYKNSRVDALVDEARSLVEPGERATLYAKAQRLIAGELPYVNLWHSVNVAAIDRRVSGYRVYPNEDLISLANARLAEPSEKGR
- a CDS encoding amino acid ABC transporter substrate-binding protein, with the protein product MMKSILKVVMVAVLTVVVAWAGNVWAAGQITVGVAVSQTGRYAEPAGRFVNSWKMYVDQQNAKGGWIGKKINLTILDDKSDKQQSIKLFEKLITHDKVNFTMGPYSSGITDAVANIIERYKYPTMAPGASSGVIWQKGRKYLFNIIAVAQDYQKGALHIAKDIGVKRIAVVGEDSLFPRQTAEGVRAWAKKLGLKIVLEESYPRKQQDFTALLTKIKSRRAEALISNSYFADATAQIRGLRELNINLKMFAGTVGPALPKFAKSLGNTAEYVLGFSQWEPKPDILKRAGMKAYIAEYVKRYGVKPNYHAGQSYASFQVLGAAIAAAGSIDRAKVWKTMRSFSTNTVIGPWKVDGNNLNSHEGLTFQILKGQRKIVWPAKLAEAKYTLPMPNWKSR
- the moaD gene encoding molybdopterin converting factor subunit 1 translates to MLVTVKCFAWARDVTGEDEIELEVPESGTVKDLRAALAQKFPPFSEKMESIAVSVNQEFAGDSHAVAAGDELALIPPISGGVA
- a CDS encoding molybdenum cofactor biosynthesis protein MoaE, which gives rise to MICKIVERPVDMDALIKDVSADDIGGVCTFIGLVRNHSRGEQVTHLEYQAYPEMSEKKMRQVVEEITERYGVERVAMEHRIGTLQIGEIAVGIAAASAHRDASFKACRYAIDRIKQIVPIWKKEFGEGGAVWVEECSVDAEIS
- the dacB gene encoding D-alanyl-D-alanine carboxypeptidase/D-alanyl-D-alanine-endopeptidase translates to MNFFNHSCLPRVLSGVLMLALGVSFMPPDALAARKKRANKVRISSVKIFRDTVNRAIKRECRITGELGVHIRSISAGETLFSHRAEEKRVPASNMKLMTTAAALAYLGPDYTFSTDVYTTGTIRKGVLKGDLFLKGYGDPTFVQERVRELAYSLYLKGVRQVLGDLIADDSFFDGQRYGKDWKVNGSGKAYLAPYSALSVNFSLVNVQVDPGSGPGALARVQLIPPSDTIGLKNSLKTVSRRKRPRVRVSRRTAGGKDWIHVSGRTPARKRTRRYTISVSDPTRFAAGTFSALLKKEGIRFRGRILKGKTPPDAKLIARQNSRVLGEIIRGLNKHSNNLTAELILKTLGAEIYGLPGTTEKGLVAVKKYLLHLGIPQDAFDFSDGSGLSRKNRITPRAIVTLLSSVYHDFRILPEYLASLAVVGVDGTIRKRLRRSRASRRIRAKTGLLAGIHALSGFAAADNGETLAFSILSNQNGCRPKRLMNRISLAMTQLNRPVPKSFHHKHNPPRQMLLRPMPNPLKRDRWRRSGRARSETQGAMGGAKR
- the recJ gene encoding single-stranded-DNA-specific exonuclease RecJ, whose translation is MASNEQRAASYRNGRNASAGLPVFPNRWTVKQIDEGLAARLSEALRVPALLGRLLALRGISGAEEAEVFLDAPLTALHDPFLMKGMEEAAAHLAQEVMKGHPIGIYGDYDTDGISSTTLLVLFFRSLGVTTPYFIPRRMEEGYGLHLSGLMALREAGCETIVTVDTGITAVDVAREARENGIHLIITDHHAPPEVLPEALAVVNPRQEDCAYPFKSLSGVGVAFKVATAVRRRLRDEGFEGELPNLKQHLDLVALGTVADIVPLVDENHILVRGGLEVISSVMNSGSAAVEAYKGKPGIRALVAAADLKAESITAGHIGFVLAPRLNAAGRVGDPRLGVDLLMEVDSALARPRSEKLEVWNRQRQDLEREAHKEALEQIEAMGLADEHQSLVLASEKWHPGVIGIVASRMVEKFNRPSVLIHLDGEVGKGSCRGVPGVNLVEILERCSGSLIQFGGHKGAAGLSIKRENVTQFREEFENAARDALGGEPARPELLLDGVVDFSELEMPLVEMLERMAPFGMGNPQPVFATSGVEVVGRPETVGKGKHLKMRIRQRGQVVDSIGFGLGGFLEDEAFLKGKLDVAYNAGVNRWRGSARVQIQIKALRPAGG
- a CDS encoding peroxiredoxin family protein, which translates into the protein MVQLQEYLEKFTQLNTEVIAVSTDDELKILKSSRELGVRFRLISDVERRVIGLFDVLHPKQRIARPATFIIDKRGRIRYRYIGKDYSDRPPIKGIMQVLSWM
- a CDS encoding ABC transporter permease, which translates into the protein MRRYLLKRLVLLVPVLWGVATLVFAVTNIIPGDPVDLMLGETARPAQREVLREALGLNRPLAVQYRDYLTGLLQGDMGTSLHKKRPVVELLAERIGASAELTLAALAIALLIALPLGILAARKAGSGTDLAAGGLAVLGASMPVFWLGPLLIIFFSINLGWLPVSGRSSPLSLILPAFTLGMALSAILMRMTRSSLLEVLPQDFLATARAKGLSEGRVLWLHALRNACLPLITILSLQLGALLSGAIITETVFAWPGVGRLTIQAIAARDYPLVQGCVLFIAFVYVAGNLLADIAYAWLDPRVRLD